A portion of the Oscillospiraceae bacterium genome contains these proteins:
- a CDS encoding methionine synthase, translating to MQLGQSRTLPVEKPEQIDLAQAARYFGARGEADTATMALLQRCAVPLLAAATPRAVWLRAEVKALAEAGILRGSDVMRHLEGCGQAILLAVTLGLGVDAQIRRAGVGDIAAGVASDALGSALAEQTADAAEAELRQLAAAEGSYLTGRFSPGYGDWDIAVQPLVAAALDTARRAGLCVTDTNLMTPRKSVTAILGVGDHPVKGHLAGCGHCVLRTRCEYRKRGKTCASE from the coding sequence ATGCAGCTGGGGCAGAGCAGGACCCTGCCGGTGGAAAAACCGGAGCAGATCGACCTTGCGCAGGCAGCGCGGTATTTCGGCGCGCGCGGGGAGGCGGACACCGCCACCATGGCCCTGCTGCAGCGCTGCGCCGTACCGTTGCTGGCCGCTGCGACGCCCCGCGCCGTCTGGCTGCGGGCGGAGGTGAAGGCGCTGGCCGAAGCCGGCATCCTGCGGGGCAGCGACGTGATGCGGCATCTGGAGGGCTGCGGGCAGGCCATTCTGCTGGCCGTGACCCTTGGCCTCGGGGTGGACGCCCAGATCCGCCGCGCCGGGGTGGGGGATATCGCCGCCGGTGTAGCGTCCGATGCGCTGGGCAGCGCCCTGGCGGAGCAGACCGCCGACGCGGCGGAAGCCGAGCTGCGCCAGCTGGCCGCAGCCGAGGGGAGTTACCTCACCGGGCGGTTCTCGCCGGGCTATGGCGACTGGGACATCGCGGTGCAGCCGCTGGTGGCCGCCGCGCTGGACACGGCGCGCCGGGCCGGGCTGTGCGTCACCGATACCAACCTGATGACCCCCCGCAAAAGCGTGACCGCCATTCTGGGGGTCGGCGACCATCCGGTCAAGGGACATCTGGCCGGGTGCGGGCACTGTGTGCTGCGCACCCGCTGCGAATACAGAAAGAGGGGAAAGACCTGTGCAAGTGAGTGA
- a CDS encoding YgiQ family radical SAM protein: MDNSSPKIYTEFLPISRADMEARGWDQLDFVVVGGDAYVDHPSFGTAIISRLLEAEGYKVGVLAQPRYTDCEDFKRFGKPKYGFFIGGGNVDSMVSHYSVAKIPRAEDEYSPGGKGGARPDRSATVYTKLAKEAYPDLPVILGGLEASLRRFAHYDYWMDTVLPSIAESSGADIISFGMGEHQTVEIARRLAAGEPVEQITDVDGTCYLTDFDHLPERYVECAGFKKVASDKTAYAKACRIQMDNQDVVSGQIIVQKQSEKYLVQNIPAKPLVRWELDKVYALPYTRRYHPIYEAMGGVPAIREVQFSIIQNRGCFGGCNFCAIQLHQGRRVTSRSADSIVEEAERMTHEPDFKGYIHDVGGPTANFRFPSCREQMLRGVCNGGKHCLAPTTCSHMIVDHSDYLKILRRVRELPGVKKVFIRSGIRFDYLMADPDDTFFKELVEYHVSGQLKVAPEHCAPNTLAYMGKPPIETFNKFKDKFYELSKKAGKKQYLVPYLMSSHPGSTLKDAVYLAEYLYKNHMRPEQVQDFYPTPGTVSTCMFYTGLDPYTLKPVFVEKTPEGKALQRALLQYYEPRNAEKVVKALRMTHREDLIPLLVPAEGRRAVQRSARRADSPEVTIHNDGTYTVRPNQKGKGKPAHGPNRTAAPAGRQPSPGARFAPHSAPGHKPKKNQQKENTSWKTGTKKK, encoded by the coding sequence ATGGACAACTCTTCCCCAAAGATCTACACTGAATTTCTGCCCATCAGCCGGGCAGATATGGAAGCCCGGGGCTGGGACCAGCTGGACTTTGTGGTGGTGGGCGGCGACGCCTATGTGGACCACCCCAGCTTCGGCACTGCCATCATCAGCCGCCTGCTGGAAGCCGAGGGCTACAAGGTGGGCGTGCTGGCCCAGCCCCGCTACACTGACTGCGAGGACTTCAAGCGGTTCGGCAAGCCGAAGTACGGCTTCTTCATTGGCGGCGGCAACGTGGACAGCATGGTCAGCCACTATTCCGTGGCCAAGATCCCCCGCGCCGAGGACGAATATTCTCCCGGCGGCAAGGGCGGTGCCCGCCCGGACCGCAGCGCCACCGTGTACACCAAACTGGCCAAGGAAGCTTACCCGGACCTGCCGGTCATCCTGGGCGGTCTGGAAGCCTCCCTGCGGCGCTTTGCCCACTACGATTACTGGATGGACACCGTGCTGCCCAGTATCGCCGAGAGTTCCGGTGCGGACATCATCAGCTTTGGCATGGGCGAACACCAGACCGTGGAGATCGCCCGCCGTCTGGCCGCCGGAGAACCGGTGGAGCAGATCACCGATGTGGACGGCACCTGCTACCTGACCGACTTCGACCACCTGCCGGAGCGGTATGTGGAGTGTGCCGGCTTCAAAAAGGTGGCCAGCGATAAGACCGCCTACGCCAAGGCCTGCCGCATCCAGATGGACAATCAGGACGTGGTCAGCGGCCAGATCATCGTGCAGAAGCAGAGCGAGAAGTATCTGGTGCAGAACATCCCGGCAAAGCCGCTGGTGCGCTGGGAGCTGGACAAGGTCTACGCCCTGCCCTACACCCGCCGGTATCACCCCATCTACGAGGCCATGGGCGGCGTGCCTGCCATCCGGGAGGTGCAGTTCTCCATCATCCAGAACCGCGGCTGCTTCGGCGGCTGCAACTTCTGCGCCATCCAGCTGCATCAGGGCCGCCGGGTCACCAGCCGCAGTGCGGACAGCATCGTGGAGGAAGCCGAGCGCATGACCCACGAGCCGGATTTCAAAGGCTACATCCACGATGTCGGCGGCCCCACCGCCAACTTCCGGTTCCCGTCCTGCCGCGAGCAGATGCTGCGGGGCGTGTGCAATGGCGGCAAGCACTGCCTGGCCCCCACCACCTGCTCCCACATGATCGTGGACCACAGCGATTACCTGAAGATCCTGCGCCGGGTGCGGGAGCTGCCGGGTGTGAAGAAAGTGTTCATCCGCAGCGGCATCCGCTTTGATTACCTCATGGCCGACCCGGACGACACCTTCTTCAAGGAGCTGGTGGAGTACCACGTCTCCGGCCAGCTGAAGGTGGCTCCGGAGCACTGCGCGCCCAACACCCTGGCCTACATGGGCAAACCGCCCATCGAGACCTTCAACAAGTTCAAGGACAAGTTCTATGAGCTGAGCAAGAAGGCCGGCAAAAAGCAGTATCTGGTGCCCTACCTCATGTCCAGCCACCCGGGCAGCACCCTGAAGGATGCCGTCTATCTGGCCGAGTACCTTTATAAGAACCACATGCGCCCGGAGCAGGTGCAGGATTTCTACCCCACTCCCGGCACCGTGAGCACCTGCATGTTCTACACCGGCCTCGACCCCTACACCCTCAAGCCGGTGTTCGTGGAAAAGACCCCCGAGGGCAAGGCCCTGCAGCGTGCATTGCTGCAATACTATGAGCCCCGCAACGCCGAAAAGGTGGTCAAGGCCCTGCGGATGACCCACCGGGAGGACCTCATCCCCCTGCTGGTGCCCGCCGAGGGCCGCCGCGCGGTGCAGCGCTCGGCCCGCCGCGCCGACAGCCCGGAGGTGACCATCCACAACGACGGCACCTACACCGTGCGCCCCAACCAGAAGGGCAAGGGCAAGCCTGCCCACGGCCCGAACCGCACCGCCGCCCCTGCCGGGCGTCAGCCCAGCCCGGGTGCCCGCTTTGCGCCGCACTCGGCCCCCGGACACAAACCCAAAAAGAATCAACAGAAAGAGAATACATCGTGGAAAACTGGAACAAAGAAAAAGTGA
- a CDS encoding MBL fold metallo-hydrolase encodes MENWNKEKVTPKRKTGLLQRLLSLAAAAALALSLVGCGTSAVVPGGSADVVPNPSSTAASVDAPFEMHFIDVGQALSVLVECDGQFMLYDGGNVDDGSLVVSYLQKQGVEELQYVFCSHAHEDHVGGLAAALAYFPANHVYSPVTEASTKCFRDFVKYTQQQGLQVEVPAVGTTWPLGSASVTMLGPVAQYSDTNDTSIVLRIDYGSTSFLLTGDMEKTAESDLVASGANLKADVLQVGHHGSSTSTGYAFLNAVLPEMGIISCGVNNKYGHPHEETLSILRDAGVVVYRTDLLGTITIGSDGQNYTVGTEHFAADAELNPTDPAAASTAQQAYIGNVNSKKFHLPTCPNLPAEKNQILFSSYDEAIEAGYTPCSTCIK; translated from the coding sequence GTGGAAAACTGGAACAAAGAAAAAGTGACCCCGAAAAGGAAAACCGGCCTGCTGCAGCGGCTGCTGTCGCTGGCCGCTGCGGCCGCACTGGCCCTGAGCCTTGTAGGCTGTGGTACCTCGGCTGTGGTGCCGGGCGGCAGTGCCGACGTGGTGCCCAACCCTTCCTCTACGGCAGCCAGCGTGGATGCCCCGTTCGAGATGCACTTCATCGACGTGGGGCAGGCGCTGAGCGTGCTGGTGGAATGTGACGGCCAGTTCATGCTGTACGACGGCGGCAACGTGGACGACGGCAGCCTGGTGGTGTCCTACCTGCAGAAGCAGGGGGTGGAAGAGCTGCAGTATGTATTCTGCTCCCACGCCCACGAGGACCATGTAGGCGGCCTGGCGGCTGCGCTGGCCTACTTCCCGGCCAATCATGTATACAGCCCGGTGACGGAGGCCTCCACCAAGTGCTTCCGGGATTTTGTCAAGTACACCCAGCAGCAGGGCCTGCAGGTGGAAGTGCCCGCCGTGGGCACCACCTGGCCCCTGGGCAGTGCTAGCGTGACCATGCTGGGCCCCGTGGCGCAGTACAGCGACACCAACGATACCTCCATCGTGCTGCGCATCGACTACGGTTCCACCAGCTTTCTGCTCACCGGTGACATGGAAAAGACCGCAGAGAGCGACCTTGTGGCCAGCGGTGCCAATCTGAAAGCCGATGTGCTGCAGGTGGGCCACCACGGTTCCAGCACCTCCACCGGCTACGCCTTCCTGAACGCGGTCCTGCCGGAGATGGGCATCATCTCCTGCGGGGTGAACAACAAATACGGCCACCCGCATGAGGAGACCCTGAGCATCCTGCGGGACGCCGGGGTGGTCGTGTACCGCACCGACCTGCTGGGCACCATCACCATTGGCAGCGACGGCCAGAACTACACCGTGGGCACCGAGCACTTTGCCGCCGATGCCGAGTTGAACCCCACCGACCCGGCGGCTGCCAGCACGGCACAGCAGGCTTACATCGGCAATGTGAACAGCAAAAAGTTCCACCTGCCCACCTGCCCGAACCTGCCGGCCGAGAAGAACCAGATCCTCTTCTCCAGCTACGACGAGGCCATCGAGGCAGGCTACACGCCCTGCTCCACCTGCATCAAATAA
- a CDS encoding glycoside hydrolase family 1 protein has product MYYGHNPKFPDNFMWGASSAAWQVEGGVADGGRTPAIIDLNSKTKKPFADNTYAADHYHHYKEDVALMAECGFSSYRFSLSWSRIIPHADGKVNPEGIAFYNNLINELVAHNITPIVTLYHYDLPVWVDELGGWKSRDTVERFEHYCRVCFENFGDRVKYWLSLNEQNMQICYGNWLGVSKGCDDWFKDQWKINHIMNLCHAKAVNACHEMVAGGKIGPVPGCVPIYPETCRPEDQIAAMNAEEFTEKFWIDTYVYGEYSNFIKHYWKENDIDIEMQPGDAELMKSAKIDFIAVNCYRSNVAKYAPHDAKQQDYLLNKNGVKGQMVFPVEPGRYALTRNPYVEYTDWDWEIDPSCLRYEMRYLWDHYHLPMMITENGYGAHETKDADGQVHDQGRIDYLREHIYQLGMAIEDGCEVIAYNPWSFTDLLSTGNGMAKRYGLVYIDTTDEEQNAAKSVEELSMKRIRKDSFYWYSKLIRSNGQDWGKEMLK; this is encoded by the coding sequence ATGTATTACGGACACAACCCCAAATTCCCGGACAACTTCATGTGGGGCGCTTCCAGCGCTGCCTGGCAGGTGGAAGGCGGAGTCGCCGATGGCGGACGCACGCCGGCCATCATCGACCTGAACTCCAAGACCAAGAAGCCGTTTGCGGATAACACCTATGCGGCGGATCACTATCATCACTACAAGGAAGATGTGGCCCTGATGGCAGAGTGCGGTTTCTCCAGCTATCGTTTCTCGCTCAGCTGGTCCCGCATCATCCCTCATGCAGACGGCAAGGTGAACCCCGAAGGCATCGCGTTCTACAATAATCTGATCAATGAGCTGGTGGCCCACAACATCACCCCCATCGTTACCCTGTATCACTACGACCTGCCGGTCTGGGTGGATGAGCTGGGCGGCTGGAAAAGCCGCGACACCGTGGAAAGATTCGAGCACTACTGCCGCGTCTGCTTTGAGAACTTCGGCGACCGGGTCAAATACTGGCTGTCGCTGAACGAGCAGAATATGCAGATCTGCTATGGCAACTGGCTGGGCGTCAGCAAGGGCTGTGACGACTGGTTCAAGGATCAGTGGAAGATCAACCATATCATGAACCTGTGCCATGCCAAGGCTGTCAACGCCTGCCATGAGATGGTGGCGGGCGGCAAGATCGGCCCTGTGCCCGGCTGCGTGCCCATCTACCCGGAGACCTGCCGCCCCGAGGATCAGATCGCTGCTATGAACGCCGAGGAGTTCACCGAGAAGTTCTGGATCGATACCTATGTTTACGGCGAGTACAGCAACTTTATCAAGCACTACTGGAAAGAGAACGACATCGACATCGAAATGCAGCCCGGCGATGCAGAACTGATGAAGAGCGCCAAAATCGATTTCATCGCCGTCAACTGCTACCGCAGCAACGTTGCAAAGTATGCGCCGCATGACGCAAAACAGCAGGATTATCTGCTGAATAAGAACGGCGTCAAGGGCCAGATGGTGTTCCCCGTGGAGCCGGGCCGCTACGCTCTGACCCGCAATCCCTATGTCGAGTACACCGACTGGGATTGGGAGATCGACCCCTCCTGCCTGCGCTATGAGATGCGTTACCTGTGGGATCACTATCACCTGCCCATGATGATCACCGAGAACGGTTACGGCGCCCATGAGACGAAGGACGCCGACGGCCAGGTGCACGATCAGGGCCGCATCGACTACTTGCGGGAGCACATTTATCAGCTGGGCATGGCCATCGAGGACGGCTGCGAGGTCATCGCATACAACCCCTGGTCCTTCACCGATCTGCTGTCCACCGGCAATGGCATGGCAAAGCGTTACGGTCTGGTGTACATCGACACCACCGATGAGGAGCAGAACGCGGCCAAGAGCGTGGAAGAGTTGTCCATGAAACGTATCCGGAAGGATTCCTTCTACTGGTACTCCAAGCTGATCCGTTCCAACGGTCAGGACTGGGGAAAGGAGATGCTGAAATAA
- a CDS encoding MurR/RpiR family transcriptional regulator, with translation MKNTAFSLMTALLAVMNESEPKDPYYVLAQYFLYHFDQLRDLNIYDVADACYVSRSGIRRFCQSIGFDNFSDLKAEADEWKRQCNYFIGYSVRPDYKEHLSGSIGEMMEEINRIATPAVLDKLAESIHASRHVVLFTSDFSGMAARSFQQSMVVMGKLVQIVSDAHYTLDYLKVLTPEDLLITVSATGNFATLMEPMVQKVAAYKVLVTVNHAIKMWKSYDQVIYLSEKDNSGARTVYSQYGMTYFFDILYSYYVNKYRETDLLQGPISELPLSDSQKMRVQRCAE, from the coding sequence ATGAAAAATACGGCTTTCAGCCTGATGACGGCATTGCTGGCAGTGATGAACGAAAGTGAACCGAAAGACCCGTACTATGTGCTGGCGCAGTATTTTTTGTATCACTTCGACCAGCTGCGGGATCTGAACATCTACGACGTGGCGGATGCCTGCTATGTGTCCCGCAGCGGCATCCGGCGGTTCTGCCAGTCCATCGGCTTTGACAACTTTTCCGACCTGAAGGCTGAGGCCGATGAATGGAAGCGCCAGTGCAACTACTTCATCGGCTACAGCGTGCGTCCGGACTACAAGGAACACCTTTCCGGCAGCATCGGGGAGATGATGGAGGAGATCAACCGCATTGCCACTCCCGCTGTACTGGATAAGCTGGCCGAAAGTATTCATGCCAGCCGACATGTGGTGCTCTTCACCTCGGATTTTTCCGGCATGGCGGCTCGCAGCTTCCAGCAGTCCATGGTGGTCATGGGCAAGCTGGTGCAGATCGTGTCCGATGCCCACTATACGCTGGATTATCTGAAAGTGCTGACACCGGAGGACCTGCTCATTACAGTTTCAGCCACCGGCAACTTTGCCACCCTGATGGAGCCAATGGTGCAGAAGGTTGCAGCCTATAAGGTGCTGGTGACGGTCAACCACGCCATAAAAATGTGGAAAAGCTACGATCAGGTGATCTACCTGAGCGAAAAGGACAACAGCGGTGCCCGCACGGTGTACTCCCAGTATGGTATGACCTATTTCTTTGATATCCTGTACAGCTACTATGTGAATAAATACCGGGAGACTGACCTGCTGCAGGGTCCAATTTCTGAACTGCCTTTGTCGGATTCTCAAAAAATGCGGGTGCAAAGATGTGCAGAATGA
- a CDS encoding homocysteine S-methyltransferase family protein has product MQVSELFKQSNTILLDGGMGTMLQAAGLKLGARPEELNITDPQLIEGIHAQYAAAGSRIINANTFGASAHKLAGSAYSLEEIIAAGIANCKRACAPYGALAALDVGPLGELLEPNGTLAFEDAVEEYARIVRAGAAAGADLIFFETFTDLYELKAALLAARENSSLPILASMSFEAGGRTFTGCTVESFGVTARGLGASAVGINCSLGPKEIFPMAKRLTEAVPGNFPVFVKPNAGLPRADGSGYDITPQLFALEMKPYRELNLFAAGGCCGTTPEFIRLLNGVFKGCVPGRPAHAMPSVLCTPMNYVNVDGITVVGERINPTGKKRFQQALRENDMNYVLEQAVSQVEAGAQVLDVNVGAPGVDEPALMPQVVKALQSVVSLPLQLDSSNVQALENGLRVYNGKPIVNSTNGEPEKLRAILPLCKKYGAAIVGLAIDERGILPAAEDRVAIARRITEAALEAGIPREDIYIDCLTLTASAQQKDVLATVQALEACKKELGVRTILGVSNISFGLPCRPYLNTTFLTMAMYAGLDLAIMNPSSEEMMAAVYAYNVLTNRDAQSMQYIERYANRVPASTALKQAAQAAPAAAATDGDAEVSGPYAALIKAVEKGLKGDAAAQTRALLAEKQPLEVVDEALIPALDIVGAKYEKGTLFLPQLLQAASAAQSAFEEIKTAIAQKGEGSASKGRIVLATVKGDVHDIGKNIVKVILENYGFEVIDLGRDVPVETVVDTVWEKDVHLVGLSALMTTTLKSMEETIAALHAAKLDCKIMVGGAVLTPEYAEKIGADWYAKDAKRSADIAKEFFGV; this is encoded by the coding sequence GTGCAAGTGAGTGAACTTTTCAAGCAGAGCAATACCATCCTGCTGGACGGCGGCATGGGCACCATGCTGCAGGCGGCCGGCCTGAAGCTGGGCGCCCGGCCGGAGGAACTGAACATCACCGACCCGCAGCTCATCGAGGGCATCCATGCGCAGTATGCCGCAGCGGGCAGCCGTATCATCAACGCCAACACCTTTGGCGCGTCGGCCCACAAGCTGGCGGGCAGCGCCTACAGTCTGGAAGAGATCATTGCGGCGGGCATTGCCAACTGCAAGCGGGCCTGTGCGCCCTATGGTGCGCTTGCCGCGCTGGATGTCGGCCCGCTGGGCGAGCTGCTGGAACCCAACGGCACCCTGGCCTTTGAGGATGCCGTGGAAGAATACGCCCGCATCGTGCGGGCCGGTGCGGCGGCCGGGGCCGACCTGATCTTTTTTGAGACCTTCACTGACCTGTACGAGCTCAAGGCCGCGCTGCTGGCCGCTCGGGAAAACTCCAGCCTGCCCATCCTGGCCAGCATGAGTTTTGAAGCCGGCGGCCGCACCTTTACCGGCTGCACGGTGGAGAGCTTCGGCGTCACCGCCCGGGGTCTGGGGGCCAGCGCCGTGGGCATCAACTGCTCGCTGGGCCCCAAGGAGATCTTCCCCATGGCAAAGCGCCTGACCGAGGCCGTGCCCGGCAACTTTCCGGTGTTCGTCAAGCCCAACGCGGGTCTGCCCCGGGCCGACGGCAGCGGCTACGACATTACCCCGCAGCTGTTTGCGCTGGAAATGAAGCCCTACCGGGAGCTGAATCTGTTTGCCGCCGGCGGCTGCTGCGGCACCACGCCGGAGTTCATCCGGCTGCTGAACGGGGTGTTCAAGGGCTGTGTGCCGGGCCGCCCGGCCCACGCCATGCCCTCGGTGCTGTGCACCCCCATGAATTATGTCAACGTGGACGGCATCACCGTGGTGGGCGAGCGCATCAACCCCACCGGCAAAAAGCGCTTCCAGCAGGCACTGCGGGAGAATGATATGAACTATGTTCTGGAACAAGCCGTGAGCCAGGTGGAAGCCGGGGCGCAGGTGCTGGACGTGAACGTGGGTGCCCCCGGCGTGGATGAACCGGCCCTGATGCCGCAGGTGGTCAAGGCCCTGCAGAGCGTGGTCAGCCTGCCGCTGCAGCTGGATTCCTCCAACGTGCAGGCACTGGAAAACGGCCTGCGGGTGTACAACGGCAAGCCCATCGTCAACTCCACCAACGGCGAGCCGGAAAAGCTGCGGGCCATCCTGCCCCTGTGCAAAAAGTACGGCGCGGCCATCGTGGGCCTTGCCATCGACGAGCGGGGCATCCTGCCCGCCGCAGAGGACCGCGTGGCCATTGCCCGCCGCATCACCGAGGCGGCACTGGAAGCCGGAATCCCCCGCGAGGACATCTACATTGACTGCCTGACCCTGACCGCCAGCGCCCAGCAGAAGGATGTGCTGGCCACGGTGCAGGCGCTGGAAGCCTGCAAGAAGGAGCTGGGCGTGCGCACCATCCTGGGCGTGTCCAACATCAGCTTCGGCCTGCCCTGCCGCCCCTACCTGAACACCACCTTCCTCACCATGGCCATGTATGCCGGGCTGGATCTGGCCATCATGAACCCCTCCAGTGAAGAGATGATGGCCGCCGTATATGCCTACAACGTGCTGACCAACCGGGACGCGCAGAGCATGCAGTACATCGAGCGCTACGCAAACCGGGTGCCTGCCTCCACGGCCCTGAAGCAGGCAGCCCAGGCTGCGCCTGCGGCCGCAGCTACTGACGGAGATGCCGAGGTCTCCGGCCCCTATGCGGCGCTGATCAAGGCGGTGGAAAAGGGCCTGAAGGGCGACGCCGCCGCCCAGACCCGCGCCCTGCTGGCCGAAAAGCAGCCGCTGGAAGTGGTGGACGAAGCCCTGATCCCGGCGCTGGACATCGTGGGTGCCAAGTATGAGAAGGGCACCCTCTTCCTGCCGCAGCTGCTGCAGGCCGCCAGCGCCGCCCAGAGCGCCTTTGAGGAGATCAAGACCGCCATTGCCCAGAAGGGCGAGGGCAGCGCCAGCAAGGGCCGCATCGTGCTGGCCACCGTGAAGGGCGACGTGCACGACATCGGCAAGAACATCGTCAAGGTCATTCTGGAGAACTACGGCTTTGAGGTCATCGACCTGGGCCGCGATGTGCCGGTGGAGACCGTGGTGGACACCGTGTGGGAAAAGGATGTGCATCTGGTGGGCCTTTCGGCCCTGATGACCACCACCCTCAAGAGCATGGAAGAGACCATCGCCGCCCTGCATGCAGCCAAACTGGACTGCAAGATCATGGTGGGCGGTGCCGTGCTCACCCCGGAATACGCCGAAAAGATCGGCGCAGACTGGTACGCCAAGGATGCCAAGCGCAGCGCCGACATCGCCAAGGAATTCTTTGGGGTGTGA